The Usitatibacter rugosus genome segment AGGCGGGCAGCGTGCGGAGCATCCCGGCCTCCCCCTCCTCCCGCAGGTACTTGTCGAAGGCGGCCGCGACCGGCGGCAGGCGCTTGCCGCGGCGGTGCACGCAGTACCAGCTGCGGTGGATGGGGAAGTCGATCACGTCCAGTACGGCAAGCCGCTTCGCTTCGAGTTCCAGCGCCACGGCATGGGCCGACATGAAGCCCACGCCGAAGCCCGCGGAGACCGCCTGCTTGCACGTCTCGTTGGACGGGGCCTCGATCACGATGCGCGGCTTCAGGCGCGCCTTGCGCATGGCTTCATCCATCACGCCGCGCGTGAGCGAGCCCTGCTCACGGGCGATGAAAGGCTCGCCGGCCAGCGTGGCGAGCGGAATGCGCTTCTTCGAAGCCAGCGGATGGCGCACCGGAGCGATGATCACCATGGGGTGCGGCGCGAATTCCGTCGCGAGGAATTCACCGGGCGGGGGCAGGCCCATGATTCCCAGGTCCACGAGGTTGCGGTCGAGGCGGCGCAGCAGCTCCTCGCGATTGCACACCGCGAGCGCCACCTGCACGCCCGCGTACCGCTCGCAGAACGCGTTCAGGAGCGTCGGGAAGAAATAGTCGCCGGCGCTGATCACGCCCACGTTGAGCAGGCCGCCTTCGATGCCGCGGTGGGCGGCGAGGTCTGTCTCCAGGGCGTGCAGCTGGTCCAGGATGGCGGCGCTCGCCCGGCGCATGGCTTCACCCGCGGGCGTGAGATAGACGCGGCGGCCGAGGCGCTCGAAGAGGGGCAAACCCGCATGGCGCTCGAGCTCCGCGATCTGCAGCGAGACCGCCGGCGCAGTGAGATGGAGCTCCGCCGCGGCGCGCGCGAAGGAGAGATGATTGGCGGCGGCGGCGAAGACGCGGAGCTGCCGGAGCGTGGCGGAACGCATGCGGATACTTTAGCAATAACTTATCTCAGAGGAAAGAAAGTTTAACTATCCCTTAGGCTTGGCCGTCGCTAGCATGGGTTCGTCGCGGCGCCACCTGCCGCACGCAGCCGGAGGAGAAGCCGAATGGCTCCATCGCAATCCGCACCGCCCGCAATCGACGCCCAGGCCCTGGCCCAGGCGCTGTCGACGCTGGGCCTGATGTACGGCGCCCGTGATGCGCTCGTTGGCCACGCGGCCAGCGCGCAGGACGAATCCGAGGCGATCCGAAACTTCATCCGCGTCGAACGCGCCCATCTGCTGGCGACCTACGACCTGGAAGCGCTGGTGAACCTCGTGATGGACGCGAGGCACCGAAACCACAGCGCGCCGGCGTCCATCGAACAGTACACGCCCAACTAATCCTCCTCCCCCCAAAGGATCCCGCCGACCATGAGAATCTGCATCGTCGGCGCCGGAGCCATCGGGGGTTTCCTCGGCGCGCGCCTTGCGGCCGGGGCTTTCAATGTCGCCCTCGTGGCACGCGGTCCGCACCTGGCGGCGCTGCGCCGCGACGGCCTCACCCTCATCGAGCGCGACGGCCAGCGGCGCACCCATGCCGTGGAAGCCTACGGGCGCATCGCCGAGGTGGGCCCCTGTGACGTGGTGGTGCTGGCCCTCAAGGCCCAGCAGCTCCCCGCCATCGCGGCCGAGGTCCCCGCCCTCTTCCACCGCGACACCGTCGTGGTGCCGATGCAGAACGGCATTCCCTGGTGGTACTTCCAGCGCCACGGCGGCGAACACGCCGGCACGCGCGTGGCGAGCGTCGATCCCGCAGGGGCCATCGGGGCGTGGATCCCGCCCGAGCGCATCGTGGGCTGCGTGGTCTACCCCGCTTGCGACATCGCCGCGCCGGGCGTCATCCACCACGTCGAAGGCGAGCGCTTCCCCCTGGGCGAGATCGACGGCACCGTGACGCCGCGCGTCGAGGCGCTCTCCGAAGCGTTCACGAAGAGCGGCTTGAAGGCCCCGGTGCTCACCGACATCCGAAGCGAGATCTGGCTCAAGCTCTGGGGCAACCTCACGTTCAACCCCATCAGCGCCCTCACCCGCGCGACGCTCGACCGCATCTGCGGCGAACCCCTCACGCGCGACCTCGCCGCCGCGATGATGACCGAGGCCGCCGCCGTCGCCGGCAAGCTCGGCATCTCCTTCCGCGTGCCGCTCGAGCGCCGCATCGAGGGCGCCGCGAAGGTGGGCAATCACAAGACCTCGATGCTCCAGGACATCGAGGCGGGACGCGCCACGGAGATCGACGCATTGCTGGGCTCGGTGATCGAGCTCGCGCGCCTCACCCAGACCGAAGTGCCGCACCTGCGCGCGATGTACGCGTGCGCGCGGCTGCTCGAAGCCACTGTCCGCCACGAAACCAAAACCGCCGCCCAAGCGGCCTAGCGAGGAGAGAAATGTTCGACGCACATGCCAACCCCGCCGCCTCCGATCCCGACCTCTGGAACGCGATCGACGCCGAGGCCACGCGGCAGGAGCAGCACCTGGAGCTGATTGCCTCCGAGAACTACTGTTCGCCCGCCGTGATGCGCGCGAACGGCTCCGTGCTCACCAACAAGTACGCCGAGGGTTACCCGGGCAAGCGCTACTACGGCGGCTGCGAGCACGTGGACGACGTGGAGCGCCTCGCCATCGATCGCGTGAAGCAGCTCTTCGGCGCGGGCTACGCGAACGTCCAGCCGCATTCGGGCTCGCAGGCGAATCAAGCGGTCTACTTCGCGGCCCTGAAGCCCGGCGACGCGATCCTCGGCATGTCGCTCGCCCACGGCGGGCACCTCACGCACGGGGCTTCGGTCAACCTCTCGGGCAAGATCTTTCGCTCGATCGGCTACGGGCTCGATTCCGACGAACGCGTCGACTACGACCAGGTCCGCTCGCTCGCCCGCGAGCATCGCCCGCGCATGATCGTCGCCGGCGCCTCGGCCTACTCGCGCGTCATCGACTGGTCGCGCTTCCAGGAGATCGCTCACGATGTGGGCGCGCTGCTGATGGTGGACATGGCGCACTACGCCGGCCTGGTCGCCGCGGGCCTCTATCCCAACCCGGTGTCGGTCGCGGACTTCGTGACCTCCACCACGCACAAGACGCTGCGCGGCCCGCGCGGCGGCTTCGTGCTCTCCTCCGCGCAGAACGAGAAGGCGCTCAACTCGAGCGTGTTCCCCAGCCTTCAGGGGGGGCCTCTGATGCACGTGATCGCCGCGAAGGCCGCGGCCTTCAAGGAAGCGCAGACGCCGGAGTTCCACAACTACCAAGTCCAGGTGCTCGCCAATGCGCGCGCCATGGCGGAGATCCTGACCGACCGCGGAATGCGCATCGTCTCGGGCGGCACCGACTGCCACATGTTCCTCGTGGATCTCCGACCGCTCTCGGTGACGGGCAAGGACGCGGAAGCCGCGCTCGGAGCCGCCAACATCACGGTGAACAAGAACGCGATTCCCAACGATCCGGAAAAACCTACGGTGACCTCCGGCGTGCGGCTCGGCAGCGCCGCCCTCACGACGCGCGGCCTGGGCGTGGTCGAAGCCCGCATCGTCGCGGGGCTCGTGGCCGATGCGCTCGTGGCTCGCGGCGACACGCTGCGTCTTGCGCGCGTGCAAAGGCAGGTGCGCGAGATCTGCGACGCCTATCCCGTCTACCGCAGCGCCAAGCGCCGCACGTTCGAAGAGGTGACCGCATGAGGATGCCCGGCCGTCATTTCCTGTTTGTCCCGGGACCCACCAACGTCCCGGACCGCGTGATGCGCTCGATGGTGATCGCGATGGAGGACCACCGCTCCTCGCGCTTCCCCGAGCTCACGCGCGGTCTCTTCCCGGACCTGATGAAGATCTATGGCTGCCGCAACGGCGAGGCGTACATCTTCCCCTCCACCGGCACCGGCGCCTGGGAAGCCGCGCTCACCAACACGCTCTCCCCGGGCGACAAGGTGCTGGCGCCGCGCTTCGGCCAGTTCAGCCACCTGTGGATCGACATGATGCAGAGGCTCGGCCTCGACGTGGAGGTGCTCGAGACCGAATGGGGCGAAGGCGCGCCCGAGGAGCGCATCGAAGCGGCGCTGCGCGCGGACAAGGACCACAAGATCAAGGGCGTGATGGTCGTCCACAACGAGACCGCGACCGGCGTCACCAGCGATCTCGCCGGAGTGCGCAAGGCGATGGATGCCGCGCGACACCCCGCGCTCCTGTACGTGGACGCGGTGAGCTCGCTCGGCAGCATCGAATTCAAGATGACCGACTGGGGCGTGGACCTCGCCGTGGCCGGCTCCCAGAAGGGCCTCATGCTTCCGGCGGGACTGGGCATCGTCTGCGCGAGTGCCAAGGCGCTCGAGACGATGAAGACGGCCAAGTGCACGCGCGTGTTCTTCGACTTCGCCGACATGAAGCGCGCCAACGCCGACGGCTACTTCCCGTACACGCCGGCGCTTCCGCTGCTCTACGGCCTGCGCGAATCGCTGAATCTCCTCCTGCACGAGGAAGGGCTCGACAACGTCTACGCGCGCCACACGCGCCTGGCCGAAGGCGTGCGCGAGGCCGTCGACGCCTGGGGCCTCGTCACCTGCTGCCGCGATCCGCGCTGGTACTCGAACACGGTGACCGCGGTGATGGTCCCGCAGGGCATCAACGGGGCGCACGTGATCGACGTGGCTTTCCGTCGCTACAACCTGGCGCTGGGCGCGGGGCTTTCGAAGATGGCGGGCAAGCTCTTCCGCATCGGCCACCTCGGCGACCTCAATGAACTGATGCTGCTGGGCGCGCTGGGCGGCGTGGAGATGGCGATGGCCGACGTCGGGATTCCCGTCGAGGCCGGGAGCGGGGTTGCTGCGGCGCAGACGCACTGGAGAAAGACCGATACGGTGGTGAAGCGCAAGGTGGCTCGCTCCGAGGTCGTCTACGCGTCCCACTCAACCGGATCGATCAACACCTGACCATGTTCTTCTAAATTCGCTTTAACGGACTCAAGAAAATCTTGAACCACGGAGGACACGGAGGCACGGAGGGCCACGGAGAAAAGCTTGAAGGGTAGGTAGCGTGGCTGTGGATGCGTCACCTCAGCTCCCACTTCACGATCCCACAAGTATTCCTCCGTGGCCCTCCGTGCCTCCGTGTTCTCCGTGGTTCAAGATCTTCTGTAGTTATCTACCTCAAGCGGGGTTTGCGTAACATGCGACGGGTATGCCGTCGCCCCCGCCCACCGTCGCAGCCGTCGTTCGCGAGCAGACCGGCCTCTCCTGGTCCCGGGCCCGGAAGCTGTGCACGGACGGGCGCGTCACGCTCGATGGCGAGCGCTGCCTCGATCCCGCCGCGAGAGTTCCTGCGGGCGGCGCGGTCGTGGTCGACCTGCAGGCGCCGAAGCATCATGCCGGCCCGCTTTCCCGGGAAGCGATCCTGTTCTACGACCGCGACGTGGTGGTCATCGACAAGCCCGCCGGGATGCTGAGCGTGCCCGACGTGCCGGGCAACAAGGACACGCTCGGCGTCCACGCGCGAACACTACTGCGGCGGATGGGGGGCGGCGACACCGCATTGGGCGTCGTCCACCGCCTCGACAAGGACACGAGCGGCCCGATGATGTTTGCGCGAACGGCCACGGCCCAGCGCGCGCTCGCCGCGCAGTTCCGGGACCATGAGGTCGACCGCGTCTACCACGCCATCGCCCACGGCGCCGTGGCCGCCGAGCGGATCGAGACCGACCTGCTCCCGGATCGAGGCGACGGTTTGCGGGGCTCTTTCGGCCACTACAAGCGGGCCTCGGGCGATCCGCCGGCTGTCGCCCGGCGCGCGATCACCACCCTCGCGCCACTGACCCCGCTCAAGGGGGCCACGCTGGTCGAGTGCCGCCTGGAAACCGGGCGCCAGCACCAGATTCGCATCCACCTGTCCGAGCTGGGGCATCCGCTGGTCGGCGAACGCGTGTACATCCGCGACTACTCCGGCGTGAAGATCGAGTCGCCGCGTCCGATGCTCCACGCGCAAACGCTCGGCTTCGTGCATCCCCGAACCGGCAAGCACGTCCTTTTCCAGCGCGAGGCGCCGGCCGATTTCCAGGAGATGCTCGAACGCCTGCAAACCAAATAAAGGGGTCAGACCACTTATTTGCGCCAGCAAATAAGTGGTCTGACCCCTTTATTTGGTTTCGTCCATCACGTCGGCGCCCTTGGGCGGCGTGAAGGTGAAGGTCGCGGGCGGAAGCGCCGCGTTGGGCTTCATGTCGGAAAAGACGAGGCTGGTCCGGCCGCCCAGCGAATCCGAGAGCTCCATCGCCGCGAGCGCCTTGCCCTTCATCCCGATGCGGACACTCTCGAAGCCCGTGTCCTTCTCCTTCGGCGTGGCCACGACCCAGCCCAGGCCGTCCTTCTCGCCCGCGTCCGTGAGCGTGAAGACCTTGGTGATGTCGTCCTTGCCGGCGAGCAACGCCGCGGGCGTGGAGGAGACCGCCTTGTCGAGGCGCTTCACGGTGACCTGGTTCAGGTCCGCGTCGTGGATCCAGAGCTTCGACCCATCGCTCACCAGCAGCTGCTTCACCGGCTTCTCGTAGGCCCAGCGGAACTTGCCGGGGCGCGCGAAGGCGAACGAGCCCTGCGACTTGTCCACGACCTTGCCCTTCTGGTCGAAGACCTGCTGGTCGAAGCGCGCCGTGGCGCTCTTCGACTGGCCGTTGAAGGCGAGGAAGTCGTCGAGCGCGCTGGCATTCGCGGCCGGGGCCGCGGCGAGAAACGTAGCGATCAGGAGCTTCTTCAGGCTGCGGGAGCCCATCAAGGCGCCGGCGAGCGAGGTGGTGGCCATAGGGATTCTGTCGAAGTATGGAGGGTGGTTTTAGAGGGAAGGAGGGGAAGGAAAAGCGAAGGAAGGGAAGGAAATCGTTGAAAGTGACTGGAAGTACCATCGTGCCGAATTCACGCGACGCAGGACAAACTCACTTTCAGAGCTTTCCTTCCCTTCCTCCGCTTTTCCTTCCCATCCTTCCTTTTCAAAATCGGCGTTTGCACAGCGGCGTCGATCGCCTGACTCGCCTACGTCCCGCTCGCCGTTACTTCTCCGCGCGGGCGGGGTGGAGGATCTCGCGATTGCCGTTGGAGGCCATCGCGGAGACCAGGCCGGCGCGCTCCATGTCCTCGATCAGGCGGGCCGCGCGGTTGTAGCCGATGCGAAGGTGGCGCTGCACGAGCGAGATCGAGGCGCGCTTGTTCTGCAGCACGATCTGCACGGCCTGGTCGTAGAGCGGGTCGGCCTCGCCGGTGGCACCCTCGCCGCCGCCGGCTTGCTCGGCGAGATCCGGCTCGTCGAGGATGCCCTCGATGTACTGCGCCTCGCCCTGTTTCTTCACGTTCTCGACGACCTTCATGACCTCGCTGTCGGCCACGTAGGCGCCGTGCACGCGCTGCGTGAGGCCGGTGCCGGGCGGCAGGTAGAGCATGTCGCCCTGCCCCAGCAGGCTCTCGGCGCCTTGCTGGTCGAGGATGGTGCGCGAATCGATGCGCGACGACACCTGGAACGCGATGCGCGTCGGCACGTTCGCCTTGATGAGACCGGTAATCACGTCCACGGAAGGCCTTTGGGTGGCGAGGATCAGGTGGATGCCCGAGGCGCGCGATTTCTGCGCGAGGCGGGCGATCAATTCCTCCACCTTCTTTCCACTGACCATCATCAGGTCCGCGAGTTCGTCGATCACGACGACGATAAGCGGCAGCGCCTCCAGCTCCTCGGCACTATCCGGGGTGAGGCTGAACGGGTTCTTCAGCGGCTGCTTCTTCTCGATGCCCTCGTGGATCTTCGTGTTGTAGCTGGCGAGGTTGCGCACGGAGAAGGTGGACATCAGCTTGTAGCGCCGATCCATCTCGTGGACGCACCAGTTCAACGCGGCCCCGGCGTGCTTCATGTCGGTCACCACCGGCGCCAGCAGGTGCGGGATGCCCTCGTACATCGAGAGCTCGAGCATCTTCGGGTCGATGAGGATGAAGCGGACTTCCGAAGCCGTGGCCTTGTACATCAGCGACAGCAGCATCGCGTTGATCGCGACCGACTTGCCCGAGCCCGTGGTTCCCGCCACGAGCAAGTGCGGCATCTTGGCCAGGTCGGCCACGATGGGCTTGCCGGTGATGTCCTTGCCGAGCGCGATCGCGAGCTTCGACCCCATGTCGGCATAGACCTGGGAGCCGACGATCTCCGAGAGACGCACGATCTCGCGCTTCGGGTTGGGAATCTCCAGGCCCATCGACGAAGTGCCGGGAATCGTTTCGACGACGCGGATCGCCGTGACCGACAGCGCCCGGGAAAGGTCGCGCGCGAGGCTCACGATCTGCGCGCCCTTCACGCCCACCGCGGGCTCGATCTCGTAGCGCGTGATCACCGGGCCGGGATACGCGGCCACCACCTTCACGTCGACGTTGAAGTCCTTCAGCTTCCGCTCGATCAGGCGCGAGGTGTACTCGAGCGTCTCGGCCGTGGGACGCTCGATGTGCGTGTCGGGCGCATCGAGCAGCGACAGCGGCGGCAGCGGGGAATCGGGCAGGTCGGCGAAGAGCGGGACCTGCTTCTCGCGCACCACGCGCTCGCTCCTCGGGATCTCGAGCACCGGCATCTCGATGCGGATGGGCTCGTGCTCCTCGAAGACCTTCTTCGCTTCCTCCACCTTCTCCTCGCGCACCTGCGCGGCGATCTTGCCCTCCTCGCGGTCGCGCTTGGCCTCGAGGCGCCCGCGGATCTCGGTGAAGGCCCATTCGACGCCGGCGCCCACGCGCTCGGCCACCTTGATCCACGAAAGCCCGGTGAAGACGCTGAAGGCTGCGGCGAGCGCGGCGACCAGCAGCAGCGTGCCGCCGGTGAAGCCGAGGGCCGCCAGCACCAGGCGCGAGAGCACTTCGCCCAGCATGCCGCCCGGCACCCCGGGCAGCGCCACGTTCATGCTGTGCAGGCGCAGGGCCTCGAGCGTGGCGCTGGAAGCGAGCACGAGCGCGAAGCCCGAGAGGCACACGGCGAGCGTGCGGCGGTCGAGGATGCCCCAGGCCTCCACGCGGTCGTAGAGGCGGAGGATGCCCACGCCGGCCAGGGCCACCCACCACCAGGCCGACAGCCCGAAGAGATAGAGCATCGCGTCCGCGATCCACGCGCCGAGGGCGCCCGCGCGATTGGCGAGGGGCGCACCGCTGCCGCTGTAGAAGGGACCGGGGTCGCCCTTGTCGTAGCTGCCGAGGGCGAGCGCGAGGTAGAGGCCGGCTGCGAGGAGGAGGATCCAGAGCGCCTCGCGAAGGAGGCGGCCAAGCCGGGGATTGCCGTTCGGGGAGGCTGCGCGCTGCGGAATATCGGCCATCAGGGCATCGTCTTGCGTGACGGCCGATTCTCTCACAGCGAGGGCGGCAACTCCCGGTTGATGATGGTGATGGACTTCGATTCCACCGTGATGAAGCCGCGGTCGGAGAGGTCCTTCAGGATGCGGTTCACCATCTCGCGCGAGGCACCGACCATGTTGGCGAGGTCCTGCTGGGAGAGCTTCTCGCCCACCATCAGCTTGCCGTTGTTGTAGACGGCGAGCTCGAGCAGCGTGGAGGCCACGCGCCCGTAGACATCCATGAGGGCCAGCGTGCCGATCTTGCGGTCCGCTTCCCGCACGCGCGAGGCCAGCACGCGCATGACCATATTGGCGATCCGCGGTGCCTGCTCCACGGCACGCTCGAACGCCGAGTGCGACAGGATGTGGAACGTCGAGGCTTCGAGCGTCGTCACCGACGCGGAGCGCGGCTGCTTGTCGATCATCGACATCTCGCCGAAGAAATCGCCAGGGCCGAGGATCTTCAGGATGATCTCGCGGCCGTCCTCATCGCCGATGAAGACCTTCACCTTGCCGGTCTGGATCATGTAGAGCGAGTCGCCCATTTCGCCCTCGGTGAGGACGACGGCGGTACGCGGATACGCCTTTTCGACGGCCAGGGTACGGATCACGTCCAGCTCGCGATCGTTGAGCTGGGTGAAAAAAGGCACCGCCTTCAGCGTCATGGTGCGATCGCCGATGAGGGTGGGACGCTTTGCGGGTGCGGTCATAGGTTTCCTAGATAACAAAAATATTGTTTATTGTCAATTATTTATAGAACCTACCTGCCATTCCGCCCGAGGTTCGGGCAGGCCGCAGGCCGCGCGCAATGAGATAATTGCATTTTCGCCCCCATCTCGCTTTCCCCAGCCCTCACAAGCCCCCATGACAACAAAGCACAGCCGCCTTTTAATCCTCGGATCCGGCCCCGCGGGCTACACCGCCGCGGTCTATGCCGCCCGGGCAAACCTGAAGCCCGTCCTCATCACGGGGCTCGCGCAGGGCGGCCAGCTCATGATCACCACCGACGTCGACAACTGGCCCGCGGACTTCTCCGGCGTCCAGGGCCCGGAGCTGATGGAGCGCTTCCAGAAGCACGCGGAGCGCTTCAATACCGAGCTCGTCTTCGACCACATCCACACCGCCAAGCTGGGCGAGAAGCCCATCACGCTGATCGGCGATTCGGCCACGTACACCTGTGATGCGCTCATCATCGCGACCGGCGCCTCGGCCATGTACCTGGGCCTCGACTCCGAGCAGAAGTACATGGGCAAGGGCGTCTCCGGCTGCGCCACCTGCGACGGGTTCTTCTACAAGGGCCAGGACGTCGTGGTGGTGGGCGGCGGCAACACGGCGGTCGAGGAAGCGCTCTACCTCACCAACATCGCCAAGCACGTGACGGTGATCCATCGCCGCGACAAATTCCGGGCGGAGAAGATCCTCCAGGACAAGCTCTTCCAGCGCGCGAAGGAAGGCAAGGCGAACGTCCTCTGGAACACCACGCTCGAGGAAGTGCTGGGCGACCAGTCGGGCGTGACTGGCGTGCGCATCAAGGAGAACGGCGTGGAGCGCGACCTGAAGGTCTCCGGCTGCTTCATCGCCATCGGCCACAAGCCCAACACCGACATCTTCACCGGCCAGCTCGAGATGAAGGACGGCTACATCGTCACGCACAGCGGCCTCGCGGGGAACGCGACCGCGACCAGCATCCCCGGCGTCTTCGCCGCGGGCGACGTGCAGGACCACGTGTACCGCCAGGCCGTCACCAGCGCCGCCACGGGCTGCATGGCCGCGCTCGACGCCGACAAGTACCTGGAAGGCATCCCCGTTTGAAGCGTCCCCGGCAAGCGCCGGACGACGCCGAACTCTTCCGCGCGGAGATGCGCGGCGTGCAGCCGGTGCGGCCGGCGAACCGCATCGAGCCCTACCGCGAGCCCCTGCCCGCCATCCCCGCGAAGCGCATCGAGGACGAGAGAGCCGTGCTGGAGGAGCTCTCGCGCCTGGCACTCGATGGCGACGACGTGGAGATCGAGGAGGACCGGCAGTTCCTCCGCGATGCGCTCCCGCGCGACATCCTCAGGAAGCTTCGCCGCAGCCATTGGGTGATCCAGCAGGAGCTGGACCTGCACGGCATGACGTCCGACGAGGCGGCGCTCGCCACCGACACCTTTCTCGCCGAATGCGTTCGCCTGGGCGTGCGGTGCGTGCGCATCATCCACGGCAAGGGCCTGCGCTCGAAGGGCAAGGAGCCCGTCCTGAAGCACCGCATCCGCAAGCTCCTGCAGCGCCGCGACCCGGTGCTCGCCTACGTCGAGCCGAAGGCGGTCGACGGCGGAGGCGGCGCGGTGGTCGTGCTGCTGAAAGGCTAGGCGGTGAGCGCCACCGCCACCCGCGTCATCTTCGCGCTGCTGGTGCTGCTCGCGATCTTCGTGGGCATCGACAACATGGAGCGCCCGCTCGCGAATCCCGACGAGGGGCGCTACTCGGAGATCTCGCGCGAGATGGCGCAGTCGGGCGACTGGGTCACGCCGCGCCTGAACGGCTTCAAGTACTTCGAGAAGCCCCCGCTGCAGTACTGGGCGAGCGCGGCGGTGTTCAAGGCGCTCGGCGAGAACGAATACACGGCGCGCCTCTACGTCGCGCTCTCGGGGCTGCTCGCGGTGCTGATGGTGGCCTACACGGTGCGCCGCCTGGTGTCGCTCCGCGTGGCGCTGCTCGCGGCCGGCGTGCTGGTCTCGTCGCCCTACTTCTTCGCCATGTGCGGCGTGATCACGCTGGATACCGGGCTCACCGCCTGGCTCACCGTGGCCCTGTGCGCCTTCCTGCTCGCGCAGGCGGGGCCGGAAGCGGGACGGCGGCGCTGGATGATCGCCGCGTGGGCCGCGATCGCGCTTGCGGTGCTCTCCAAGGGCCTCGTGGGCTTCCTCTTCCCGGCCGCGACGATCTTTCTCTATTGCGCGGTCCACCGCGACTGGTCGCTGTTGAAGCGCGTCGAATGGCTGCGCGGGCTCGCGGTGTTCTTCGCGATCAGCGCCCCCTGGTTCGTGCTGGTGTCGCAAGCCAATCCGGAGTTCGCCCGCTTCTTCTTCATCCACGAGCACTTCGAGCGCTTCCTCAGCACCACGCACCGGCGCTACGAGCCCTGGTACTACTTCCTGCCGATCCTCGTGGGGGGATTCGGCCCGTGGATGCTGGCACTCTTCCCCGCGGCCTTCGGCGCGTGGCGCGGCGAGAATCCGGCACGGGAATTCGCCTGGCGGCGCTTCGCGCTGATCTGGTGCGCTTTCATCCTGGTCTTCTTCAGCATCTCGAAGTCCAAGCTGCCCGCCTACATCCTGCCGCTCTTTCCGCCGCTCGCGATGCTGGTGGGCGAATGGCTGGAAAGCGTGGACAGCCGCCGCCTCGCGCGCTACCTGGTGCCGGTGGCGGTGATCATCGCCGCCGGGCTCGCGGCGATGTGGGGTGCGCCGGAGCGTGCCAAGAGCGCGTGGACGCAGGAGCTCTACGCAGCGGCACGGCCGTACATCGCGTTCGGGTGCGTCGTGCTGATCGTGGGACTCGTCGCAGGGGCGGCGATGGCGCTGGCCCGCCTGAAGCACGCGGCGATCGCGATCGTCGTCGCCGCGGGGATGGGGTTCGTCGATGGCGTCGAGGACGGCTA includes the following:
- the lolA gene encoding outer membrane lipoprotein chaperone LolA, with translation MATTSLAGALMGSRSLKKLLIATFLAAAPAANASALDDFLAFNGQSKSATARFDQQVFDQKGKVVDKSQGSFAFARPGKFRWAYEKPVKQLLVSDGSKLWIHDADLNQVTVKRLDKAVSSTPAALLAGKDDITKVFTLTDAGEKDGLGWVVATPKEKDTGFESVRIGMKGKALAAMELSDSLGGRTSLVFSDMKPNAALPPATFTFTPPKGADVMDETK
- a CDS encoding RluA family pseudouridine synthase; amino-acid sequence: MPSPPPTVAAVVREQTGLSWSRARKLCTDGRVTLDGERCLDPAARVPAGGAVVVDLQAPKHHAGPLSREAILFYDRDVVVIDKPAGMLSVPDVPGNKDTLGVHARTLLRRMGGGDTALGVVHRLDKDTSGPMMFARTATAQRALAAQFRDHEVDRVYHAIAHGAVAAERIETDLLPDRGDGLRGSFGHYKRASGDPPAVARRAITTLAPLTPLKGATLVECRLETGRQHQIRIHLSELGHPLVGERVYIRDYSGVKIESPRPMLHAQTLGFVHPRTGKHVLFQREAPADFQEMLERLQTK
- a CDS encoding LysR substrate-binding domain-containing protein; translated protein: MRSATLRQLRVFAAAANHLSFARAAAELHLTAPAVSLQIAELERHAGLPLFERLGRRVYLTPAGEAMRRASAAILDQLHALETDLAAHRGIEGGLLNVGVISAGDYFFPTLLNAFCERYAGVQVALAVCNREELLRRLDRNLVDLGIMGLPPPGEFLATEFAPHPMVIIAPVRHPLASKKRIPLATLAGEPFIAREQGSLTRGVMDEAMRKARLKPRIVIEAPSNETCKQAVSAGFGVGFMSAHAVALELEAKRLAVLDVIDFPIHRSWYCVHRRGKRLPPVAAAFDKYLREEGEAGMLRTLPASMKRYWKVGKGRASA
- the glyA gene encoding serine hydroxymethyltransferase gives rise to the protein MFDAHANPAASDPDLWNAIDAEATRQEQHLELIASENYCSPAVMRANGSVLTNKYAEGYPGKRYYGGCEHVDDVERLAIDRVKQLFGAGYANVQPHSGSQANQAVYFAALKPGDAILGMSLAHGGHLTHGASVNLSGKIFRSIGYGLDSDERVDYDQVRSLAREHRPRMIVAGASAYSRVIDWSRFQEIAHDVGALLMVDMAHYAGLVAAGLYPNPVSVADFVTSTTHKTLRGPRGGFVLSSAQNEKALNSSVFPSLQGGPLMHVIAAKAAAFKEAQTPEFHNYQVQVLANARAMAEILTDRGMRIVSGGTDCHMFLVDLRPLSVTGKDAEAALGAANITVNKNAIPNDPEKPTVTSGVRLGSAALTTRGLGVVEARIVAGLVADALVARGDTLRLARVQRQVREICDAYPVYRSAKRRTFEEVTA
- a CDS encoding ketopantoate reductase family protein; protein product: MRICIVGAGAIGGFLGARLAAGAFNVALVARGPHLAALRRDGLTLIERDGQRRTHAVEAYGRIAEVGPCDVVVLALKAQQLPAIAAEVPALFHRDTVVVPMQNGIPWWYFQRHGGEHAGTRVASVDPAGAIGAWIPPERIVGCVVYPACDIAAPGVIHHVEGERFPLGEIDGTVTPRVEALSEAFTKSGLKAPVLTDIRSEIWLKLWGNLTFNPISALTRATLDRICGEPLTRDLAAAMMTEAAAVAGKLGISFRVPLERRIEGAAKVGNHKTSMLQDIEAGRATEIDALLGSVIELARLTQTEVPHLRAMYACARLLEATVRHETKTAAQAA
- a CDS encoding aminotransferase class V-fold PLP-dependent enzyme; amino-acid sequence: MRMPGRHFLFVPGPTNVPDRVMRSMVIAMEDHRSSRFPELTRGLFPDLMKIYGCRNGEAYIFPSTGTGAWEAALTNTLSPGDKVLAPRFGQFSHLWIDMMQRLGLDVEVLETEWGEGAPEERIEAALRADKDHKIKGVMVVHNETATGVTSDLAGVRKAMDAARHPALLYVDAVSSLGSIEFKMTDWGVDLAVAGSQKGLMLPAGLGIVCASAKALETMKTAKCTRVFFDFADMKRANADGYFPYTPALPLLYGLRESLNLLLHEEGLDNVYARHTRLAEGVREAVDAWGLVTCCRDPRWYSNTVTAVMVPQGINGAHVIDVAFRRYNLALGAGLSKMAGKLFRIGHLGDLNELMLLGALGGVEMAMADVGIPVEAGSGVAAAQTHWRKTDTVVKRKVARSEVVYASHSTGSINT